One genomic segment of Desulforamulus reducens MI-1 includes these proteins:
- a CDS encoding glycyl-radical enzyme activating protein, producing the protein MLTGSIFDIMKYSIRDGPGIRTTIFFKGCPLKCLWCHNPESQDPEPQLMFWPDRCIGCGDCVETCVNQAILPGGIHKERCRRCGQCAAVCPTLAREMVGRRVAVEEVVREIERDRIFYEESGGGVTFSGGEPLVQPSFLHSLLDACQDREIATAVDTTGYTAEETLLSISEKVDLFLYDIKLMDDEKHKLFTGVSNRLILNNLQKLSQRHPHIIIRIPIIPGINDDRENLEQMASFISTLQNIWEVQLLPYHNTGMGKYERLNLPYQLAQTQPPADEAMQLLAGEFRSYGLNVKIGG; encoded by the coding sequence ATGCTCACGGGTAGCATCTTTGATATCATGAAATACTCCATTCGGGATGGCCCGGGTATTCGGACCACTATCTTTTTTAAGGGCTGCCCCTTAAAATGCCTGTGGTGCCACAATCCTGAGAGTCAAGACCCAGAGCCGCAATTAATGTTCTGGCCGGACCGTTGTATTGGCTGTGGCGACTGTGTGGAGACTTGTGTCAACCAGGCAATCCTACCCGGGGGAATCCATAAGGAAAGGTGTCGGCGGTGTGGGCAATGTGCGGCGGTTTGTCCAACCCTGGCCCGGGAAATGGTGGGGCGCAGGGTTGCGGTGGAGGAAGTGGTAAGGGAGATTGAAAGGGATCGCATTTTTTATGAGGAGTCCGGCGGTGGTGTAACCTTCTCCGGTGGCGAGCCCTTGGTCCAACCAAGTTTTCTCCATAGTTTGCTGGATGCCTGCCAGGATAGAGAAATTGCTACGGCGGTGGATACCACCGGTTACACTGCAGAGGAGACACTGCTTAGTATCTCTGAAAAGGTGGATCTGTTCCTTTATGATATAAAACTGATGGATGATGAGAAACACAAATTGTTCACCGGCGTATCCAACCGACTGATATTAAACAATTTACAGAAGCTTTCCCAACGACATCCCCATATTATCATCCGTATCCCGATAATTCCGGGCATTAACGATGATAGGGAAAACCTTGAACAAATGGCTAGTTTTATTAGTACTTTACAAAATATTTGGGAGGTCCAATTACTTCCTTACCATAACACAGGTATGGGCAAATATGAAAGATTGAATTTGCCCTACCAGTTGGCTCAAACGCAACCTCCAGCAGACGAAGCCATGCAGCTCTTAGCAGGGGAATTCAGAAGTTACGGACTAAATGTGAAGATCGGAGGCTAA